The Candidatus Poribacteria bacterium nucleotide sequence GCGCCTTCGGAGACCGAGTGTTAAGCAAGGGAAATGTGCTATTCCTCGATATTCCGCTCCGAGACCCGTCAAATCCGAGAATTGACACCGTCTCAATGCGTGAATATTTCCGTACACCGTTTCTGCTCTATCTGGCGGGCGCGTTGGGTGTCCTTATGATACTTGTCGCCGGTATGAAGGGTGTCCGAGCGATTCTGACGTTGTTTGTTACTGCACTCACCGTGCTTTATCTACTGGTGCCGCTGACGATCAGCGGTTACAACCCTATTGCAGTTGCACTCCTAATTGCTGCCTTTCTCACATTCGCAACCTTCCTTCTCATTACAGGATTTAGTTTCAAGGTAATCTCCGGTGTAATTGGAACGCTCGGCGGATTAGCCGCTGTTGGGATTTTGTCTGTCATTAGCCAGCATGCAATGGCACTGACTGGATTGGCGCAGGAGTTCGGTTTCTTGGAACTTGGGATTGCGCTGTGGCGGACACCTGCCTCACATCACTGGAATTTCACAGGTATCTTATCTGCTGGCATCATCTTAGGTGCTGTCGGGGCAATGATGGATGTGAGTATGTCTATCTCTTCAAGTGTCCACGAGGTTAAGCAGGTAAATCCGAACATTACCGTCCGACAAGCGATCCGTGCTGGCTTGAATGTGGGCAGAGACATTATGGGGACGATGGCGGACACGCTCATCTTCGCCTACCTCGGCGCGCACATGATGACGATGTTGCTGCCGCGCATCGATTTCCCTGAAGTCGGTGTTCTCTATCCTTTTCTCCGCCTCGTCAACGATGAAGCAACAGCAGTTGCGATTATTCAAGCGGTCGTAGGCACGATCGGATTGGTGCTCACGGTTCCAATTGCGGCATCGGTTGCCGGATTCCTCACACAGTACGCGAAGGTAGACATATCTGAGATTCACGAAGACCTACCTTCGGAAGAGGAATTAGAAGAGTTGTTCCGTGCGGATCCGCCGCGTAGCAAAGCCCGAATCTCTGTTCCAATCGCCATGGCGATTGTTCTCATCGGGACGATCTTTGTTTACTATCGTACGCATGACCTCTCCGCAACGGTTTTGGAGCAACGGGATGCAGAGGGCAATCCTGTTAACAGGTCGGAATACGCAAAAGGCAAAGTCCTCCGTTTGCTGGAATCCAGTGGAAATTTCCTGTTTCACATTGACGGGAGTGCTGCGAATGATCTGGACAATCATATTGTTCCTACGGCTTTACGTGAGGCATTCAGTAGCCAAAACATCCCGTTTTCGGATGAAATCACCGTCTCAGTTAAACCGTGGAAGGATAGTCGTTGGCTCCTCTCGGATACGAGATACGAGCAGACTTATAGTATTCGTGCCATGAAGGACCCTGTAGGGGGCGTATCCTCCGAATCGCGACTCAATGTTTATGAGTCAAAAAGTGAGCATCATATCCTTGAGGTGGAGATGCTAAGCGGGATGTATAAAGGTAGACGCTTGGTGCTGCGGAACATTGTAAATCACAATATGCCGTTGTTGAGCATTCCTGCGGAACCGGGAGATGTTATCCTTTGTCGTGTCGCAGGTGATCCCGAACAGGTGAGCCTCGTTAATATCGTCCAAGATTACGGTAGGGATCGATTTCTGATTTGGATGGTAGGTGGGATGTTGCTACTTATTATCCTCGTGGGTAGACTTGAAGGGATCCGTACGGCGTGTGCGATGCTAATGTCTGCTGGTGTTATCTATTTCTTCATGCTGCCGTTGATTTCACAGGGTGCAAATGCGGTATTCATCGTGACACTAACTTCGGGAGTCGTAGCGTTTGTGTCTCTGGTATTCGTGATCGGCCCGAGTCGGAAGACCTTCTCAGCTGTGCTGGGAACGATGGGCGGAATCTTGGTTGCGGGTCTGATTGTCCTGTTTGCGCAGCAGCATCTCCATTTTTCTGGGTTAGAGAATGCGATTTCGGCGGATATCATAGAAGCAACGCGGACACCACCTTTCGATTTCGTACAGATTCTCTTGGCGGGTATGCTGATGGGGGTGTTGGGTGTTGCTGTTGACGGAGCGATTGAGGTGGCATCAAGTATGGAGGAAATTCGCAGGGCAAATCCGAACATGCCGACC carries:
- a CDS encoding YibE/F family protein, with translation MRERNIKIITILLILLSVAALHIKLYRFAEVTHDGALQVLVCLGRVVDIDTNDEADQVLSFRILSGQFRGETVQVNNVWTGRAFGDRVLSKGNVLFLDIPLRDPSNPRIDTVSMREYFRTPFLLYLAGALGVLMILVAGMKGVRAILTLFVTALTVLYLLVPLTISGYNPIAVALLIAAFLTFATFLLITGFSFKVISGVIGTLGGLAAVGILSVISQHAMALTGLAQEFGFLELGIALWRTPASHHWNFTGILSAGIILGAVGAMMDVSMSISSSVHEVKQVNPNITVRQAIRAGLNVGRDIMGTMADTLIFAYLGAHMMTMLLPRIDFPEVGVLYPFLRLVNDEATAVAIIQAVVGTIGLVLTVPIAASVAGFLTQYAKVDISEIHEDLPSEEELEELFRADPPRSKARISVPIAMAIVLIGTIFVYYRTHDLSATVLEQRDAEGNPVNRSEYAKGKVLRLLESSGNFLFHIDGSAANDLDNHIVPTALREAFSSQNIPFSDEITVSVKPWKDSRWLLSDTRYEQTYSIRAMKDPVGGVSSESRLNVYESKSEHHILEVEMLSGMYKGRRLVLRNIVNHNMPLLSIPAEPGDVILCRVAGDPEQVSLVNIVQDYGRDRFLIWMVGGMLLLIILVGRLEGIRTACAMLMSAGVIYFFMLPLISQGANAVFIVTLTSGVVAFVSLVFVIGPSRKTFSAVLGTMGGILVAGLIVLFAQQHLHFSGLENAISADIIEATRTPPFDFVQILLAGMLMGVLGVAVDGAIEVASSMEEIRRANPNMPTWRLIASGLNVGTDILGTMVNTLVFAYLGVELLLVVTVTAPNLDFFKSPPAQLLSIGVVSAEIVRLLAGTLGLVLAIPITAIICAFWNPKRKA